A region of Plutella xylostella chromosome 29, ilPluXylo3.1, whole genome shotgun sequence DNA encodes the following proteins:
- the LOC105394633 gene encoding uncharacterized protein LOC105394633, with product MAAVLFIVLIPKKEYELNLRSGSISTDPSNESKESSEYKFKDSTNPKVTLDGSQDCGNGISLSTCKSTDLLHDKSRFKSDSDIKLSLDEENYLTSWEELKQVLGLRKNKLKITSSLRGLDILLAFHASTPLEIILSEVLKRLNIENASWSETKNNAFWQVTFSVKSHSCEETLAVLRALGVGGRSQSAVSVLPCTLYYQGGRGDAPGVMLDTDSAWSRFTSSVRARTNLAQVLNDVRADGALTFDWLFLLTVAAFVAAIGLVENSTVILVASMLISPLMGPITAGTLGTAVKDRSLQRLGLQNELLGLTLSLMIGFSFGLTICAMDERYGVGDWPTYEMLSRCEVRSLWVGVLVAVPSGAGVALAVLGEYTASLVGVAISASLLPPAVNAGLLWAMSLVHFFFLDDEARWNDVVTSRRYSDNPAVELAVLGAMSLCLTLVNIVCIFFAGVLVYKVKEVSTLERRTISWWGSSQRTHDTSRRKQDSPCSWNELRNSQWYNPEEFEKEIIPPEQDKKVHEDNNNFDEKPVDKTLYDISNSKSNNIIDKTTLEKDFIYNGINDTITFRRPPLRTTIKSVEKLLDLNDSLAHSPTENSLYEVIREKEDDESIENQSDITVTPMKLIENNPETFKNRYSFHNLSSGAENTESAKDEPATIDPSLNYTANSKRSSLQLTNTTFDV from the exons atggcTGCTGTGTTGTTCATAGTGTTGATACCGAAAAAGGAGTATGAGCTCAACCTGAGGAGCGGGAGTATTTCTACAGACCCATCGAACGAATCGAAAGAGTCCAgtgaatataaatttaaagacTCAACCAATCCCAAAGTTACCCTCGACGGATCTCAAGACTGTGGTAATGGTATCTCACTATCCACGTGCAAATCGACGGACTTGTTGCACGACAAATCTAGGTTTAAAAGTGATAGTGACATTAAACTTTCTTTGGATGAGGAGAATTATCTAACATCGTGGGAAGAGCTGAAGCAAGTTTTGGGGCTCAGGAAAAATAAACTGAAAATCACAAGTTCACTTCGTGGTTTGGACATCTTGCTCGCCTTTCACGCCAGCACTCCTCTGGAAATT atTTTGTCTGAAGTGCTGAAACGGTTGAACATTGAAAATGCATCTTGGAGTGAAACCAAAAATAATGCGTTTTGGCAG GTGACGTTCTCCGTCAAGTCTCACTCGTGCGAGGAGACGCTGGCCGTGCTGCGAGCTCTCGGCGTGGGGGGCCGCAGCCAATCAGCGGTCAGCGTGCTGCCTTGCACGCTGTACTACCAGGGGGGGCGGGGGGACGCCCCCGGGGTCATGCT TGACACGGACTCCGCTTGGTCGCGGTTCACCTCGTCAGTGCGCGCGCGCACCAACTTGGCACAAGTGCTCAATGACGTCAGGGCCGACGGCGCGCTCACGTTTGATTGGCTGTTCCTGTTGACCGTTGCCGCGTTCGTCGCTGCCATTGGTCTGGTTGAAAATTCAACTGTCATACTCGTTGCGAGTATGCTAATTTCTCCGCTGATG GGTCCAATAACAGCGGGCACGCTCGGCACGGCAGTGAAGGACCGATCGCTGCAGCGGCTCGGGCTCCAGAACGAGCTGCTGGGGCTGACCCTGTCGCTGATGATCGGCTTCTCGTTCGGTCTCACCATCTGTGCCATGGACGAGCGGTACGGGGTCGGTGACTGGCCTACGTATGAGATGCTATCCAG ATGCGAGGTCCGTTCCCTCTGGGTGGGCGTGCTAGTGGCGGTCCCGAGCGGCGCGGGCGTGGCTCTGGCTGTGCTGGGCGAATACACCGCTTCGCTGGTTGGCGTAGCCATCTCCGCCTCGCTGCTGCCCCCTGCTGTTAATGCT GGCCTCCTCTGGGCGATGTCCCTAGTCCACTTCTTCTTCCTAGACGACGAGGCTCGCTGGAACGACGTGGTCACCAGCCGGCGCTACAGTGACAACCCAGCCGTGGAGCTCGCGGTGTTAGGCGCCATGTCGCTCTGTTTGACCCTGGTCAACATTGTCTGCATCTTCTTCGCCGGTGTACTGGTTTATAAG GTAAAAGAAGTATCTACACTGGAAAGACGTACTATTTCATGGTGGGGGTCGAGCCAGCGGACGCACGACACCAGCAGACGCAAGCAGGACTCGCCTTGCAGCTGGAACGAGCTACGAAACAG CCAATGGTATAACCCTGAAGAATTTGAAAAAGAGATCATTCCACCCGAACAGGACAAGAAAGTTCACGAAgataacaataattttgatgaaaaGCCAGTCGATAAAACATTGTACGATATCAGTAATAGCAAAagcaataatataatagataaaaCAACGCTTGAAAAGGACTTCATATATAACGGCATTAACGATACCATTACTTTCCGAAGACCACCACTAAGAACCACGATTAAAAGTGTTGAAAAACTTTTAGATCTCAATGATTC ccTGGCGCACTCTCCCACTGAAAATTCTCTCTACGAAGTCATCAGAGAAAAAGAAGACGATGAATCTATTGAAAACCAAAGCGATATAACAGTTACACCAATGAAACTAATAGAAAACAATCcagaaacatttaaaaatagataTAGCTTCCATAATTTAAGTTCTGGAGCGGAAAATACAGAATCTGCTAAAGATGAACCAGCTACCATAGATCCGTCCCTTAATTACACAGCGAATTCTAAAAGATCTAGTTTACAATTAACAAACACCACTTTTGATGTGTAA
- the LOC105393800 gene encoding uncharacterized protein LOC105393800 isoform X2, producing the protein MPAGVIFIVCIPSSNYEHILKFGKPKDIISIEDGEIKQPRLEVELRSKKSKVIPIHLTQQYYNEGFNPTMENIKQDDEFITMESILQELLKKLRVEHAVWLSDAAGNYFQVVFPAPAGDRTETLLHCLTQLGVGVRCKSIVSVLPCSVVHSALDLDEEDDEEVIMKTEDAKRWRAFVDSIRSKLTVKQVVDGVRGGGELSFDYLTLIITADSLAALGLVENNASNIVAAMLVSPLMGPVMSITFGTIISDRGLVRSGFESLVLGMFVSLLFGFIFGLILGSTDMPWGFGDWPTEEMKGRGNVRSLWMGVLWALTSGTGVALALLQGSAGPLIGIAISASLLPPVVNCGLYWALACIWLLNPGVKIPHIKGEAYTGNSSYTPLYHDYLPIEFAVNGIVSCCLTIVNVICIYITAIMFLKIKEVAAPYTSTPDLRRFWEQDIRVAREANQANLKAEQDERAELVLEDLNSSDSEVKERLEAAVQEALEDDETYRKVKRMSYQSHNADEVIRSIGLHSKTSSPNRLSQINPDRPPSYHPAKGTNPEDIAALDKLLTSLLGTGQNRRSRSFCSHRGTPRASRMPVISEIRNRRSEGWPDRIFENTVVQSVVSNLKTNRKSSQAEDPFLTPK; encoded by the exons ATGCCTGCAGGCGTAATTTTTATAGTTTGCATACCCTCAAGCAATTACGAGCATATCCTTAAATTTGGAAAACCGAAAGATATAATATCGATTGAAGATGGAGAAATAAAGCAGCCACGTTTAGAAGTAGAACTGCGCAGTAAAAAGTCCAAAGTAATCCCGATACATTTGACGCAGCAGTATTACAACGAAGGATTCAATCCGACGATGGAAAATATCAAACAAGATGATGAGTTTATCACTATGGAAagt ATACTACAAGAGCTGCTGAAGAAGCTCCGCGTAGAGCACGCGGTGTGGCTCAGCGACGCGGCCGGGAACTACTTCCAGGTGGTGTtccccgcgcccgccggcgACCGCACGGAGACCCTGCTGCACTGCCTCACGCAGCTCGGCGTCGGCGTCCGCTGCAAGTCTATTGTCAG CGTTTTACCATGCAGCGTCGTGCATTCAGCTCTCGATCTTGATGAAGAAGACGACGAGGAAGTCATCAT GAAGACCGAGGATGCTAAACGTTGGCGCGCATTTGTAGACTCCATCAGATCAAAGCTGACCGTGAAGCAGGTTGTAGATGGCGTCAGAGGAGGAGGGGAGCTGTCTTTTGACTACCTCACTCTGATCATTACTGCTGA TTCGTTAGCAGCCCTCGGTCTTGTGGAAAACAACGCATCTAACATCGTAGCAGCCATGTTGGTATCACCCCTGATGGGCCCAGTGATGTCCATAACTTTCGGCACAATTATTTCTGACAGAGGCCTCGTCAGAAGCGGATTCGAGAGTTTGGTCTTGGGAATGTTCGTTTCTCTCTTATTTGGCTTCATTTTCGGGCTAATTTTGGGATCGACTGACATGCCATGGGGTTTTGGTGATTGGCCAACGGAAGAGATGAAAGGAAG AGGAAATGTTCGATCTTTATGGATGGGTGTCTTATGGGCCTTGACATCCGGTACTGGAGTAGCACTGGCGTTATTGCAGGGAAGTGCTGGTCCACTCATCGGTATTGCCATATCTGCATCTTTACTACCGCCTGTTGTCAACTGC GGTTTATATTGGGCCCTGGCTTGCATCTGGTTGTTGAATCCTGGGGTTAAGATCCCCCACATCAAGGGTGAAGCCTACACTGGAAACTCTTCATACACACCCTTGTACCATGACTACTTGCCTATTGAGTTTGCTGTTAATG GAATAGTAAGTTGCTGCCTGACAATAGTGAACGTGATCTGCATCTACATAACGGCGATCATGTTCCTGAAGATCAAGGAGGTGGCGGCTCCGTACACCTCCACTCCAGACCTGAGGAGGTTCTGGGAGCAGGACATCCGCGTGGCGCGGGAGGCCAACCAGGCCAACCTTAAGGCTGAACAGGATGAACGGGCCGA GCTCGTACTAGAAGACCTGAACTCCTCGGACTCGGAGGTGAAGGAGCGCCTCGAGGCCGCCGTGCAGGAGGCGCTGGAGGACGACGAGACCTACCGGAAGGTCAAGCGCATGAGCTACCAGAGCCACAATGCGGACGAG GTAATACGAAGTATCGGCCTCCATTCAAAGACTTCATCTCCGAACCGCCTCAGCCAAATCAACCCGGACCGTCCACCAAGCTACCACCCGGCTAAAGGAACCAACCCCGAGGACATTGCAGCGTTAGACAAACTCCTTACAAGCCTTCTAGGGACGGGACAAAACCGAAGATCCAGGTCCTTTTGCTCCCATAGGGGAACACCTAGAGCTAGTCGAATGCCGGTCATCAGTGAAATAAGGAATAGAAGGTCTGAAGGTTGGCCGGATAGAATCTTCGAGAATACGGTTGTTCAGAGCGTTGTTAGCAACCTTAAGACGAACAGGAAAAGCTCGCAAGCCGAAGACCCCTTTTTGACTCCGAAGTAA
- the LOC105393800 gene encoding uncharacterized protein LOC105393800 isoform X1 — protein MYDRPTTHQILQELLKKLRVEHAVWLSDAAGNYFQVVFPAPAGDRTETLLHCLTQLGVGVRCKSIVSVLPCSVVHSALDLDEEDDEEVIMKTEDAKRWRAFVDSIRSKLTVKQVVDGVRGGGELSFDYLTLIITADSLAALGLVENNASNIVAAMLVSPLMGPVMSITFGTIISDRGLVRSGFESLVLGMFVSLLFGFIFGLILGSTDMPWGFGDWPTEEMKGRGNVRSLWMGVLWALTSGTGVALALLQGSAGPLIGIAISASLLPPVVNCGLYWALACIWLLNPGVKIPHIKGEAYTGNSSYTPLYHDYLPIEFAVNGIVSCCLTIVNVICIYITAIMFLKIKEVAAPYTSTPDLRRFWEQDIRVAREANQANLKAEQDERAELVLEDLNSSDSEVKERLEAAVQEALEDDETYRKVKRMSYQSHNADEVIRSIGLHSKTSSPNRLSQINPDRPPSYHPAKGTNPEDIAALDKLLTSLLGTGQNRRSRSFCSHRGTPRASRMPVISEIRNRRSEGWPDRIFENTVVQSVVSNLKTNRKSSQAEDPFLTPK, from the exons ATGTATGATAGACCAACTACACACCAGATACTACAAGAGCTGCTGAAGAAGCTCCGCGTAGAGCACGCGGTGTGGCTCAGCGACGCGGCCGGGAACTACTTCCAGGTGGTGTtccccgcgcccgccggcgACCGCACGGAGACCCTGCTGCACTGCCTCACGCAGCTCGGCGTCGGCGTCCGCTGCAAGTCTATTGTCAG CGTTTTACCATGCAGCGTCGTGCATTCAGCTCTCGATCTTGATGAAGAAGACGACGAGGAAGTCATCAT GAAGACCGAGGATGCTAAACGTTGGCGCGCATTTGTAGACTCCATCAGATCAAAGCTGACCGTGAAGCAGGTTGTAGATGGCGTCAGAGGAGGAGGGGAGCTGTCTTTTGACTACCTCACTCTGATCATTACTGCTGA TTCGTTAGCAGCCCTCGGTCTTGTGGAAAACAACGCATCTAACATCGTAGCAGCCATGTTGGTATCACCCCTGATGGGCCCAGTGATGTCCATAACTTTCGGCACAATTATTTCTGACAGAGGCCTCGTCAGAAGCGGATTCGAGAGTTTGGTCTTGGGAATGTTCGTTTCTCTCTTATTTGGCTTCATTTTCGGGCTAATTTTGGGATCGACTGACATGCCATGGGGTTTTGGTGATTGGCCAACGGAAGAGATGAAAGGAAG AGGAAATGTTCGATCTTTATGGATGGGTGTCTTATGGGCCTTGACATCCGGTACTGGAGTAGCACTGGCGTTATTGCAGGGAAGTGCTGGTCCACTCATCGGTATTGCCATATCTGCATCTTTACTACCGCCTGTTGTCAACTGC GGTTTATATTGGGCCCTGGCTTGCATCTGGTTGTTGAATCCTGGGGTTAAGATCCCCCACATCAAGGGTGAAGCCTACACTGGAAACTCTTCATACACACCCTTGTACCATGACTACTTGCCTATTGAGTTTGCTGTTAATG GAATAGTAAGTTGCTGCCTGACAATAGTGAACGTGATCTGCATCTACATAACGGCGATCATGTTCCTGAAGATCAAGGAGGTGGCGGCTCCGTACACCTCCACTCCAGACCTGAGGAGGTTCTGGGAGCAGGACATCCGCGTGGCGCGGGAGGCCAACCAGGCCAACCTTAAGGCTGAACAGGATGAACGGGCCGA GCTCGTACTAGAAGACCTGAACTCCTCGGACTCGGAGGTGAAGGAGCGCCTCGAGGCCGCCGTGCAGGAGGCGCTGGAGGACGACGAGACCTACCGGAAGGTCAAGCGCATGAGCTACCAGAGCCACAATGCGGACGAG GTAATACGAAGTATCGGCCTCCATTCAAAGACTTCATCTCCGAACCGCCTCAGCCAAATCAACCCGGACCGTCCACCAAGCTACCACCCGGCTAAAGGAACCAACCCCGAGGACATTGCAGCGTTAGACAAACTCCTTACAAGCCTTCTAGGGACGGGACAAAACCGAAGATCCAGGTCCTTTTGCTCCCATAGGGGAACACCTAGAGCTAGTCGAATGCCGGTCATCAGTGAAATAAGGAATAGAAGGTCTGAAGGTTGGCCGGATAGAATCTTCGAGAATACGGTTGTTCAGAGCGTTGTTAGCAACCTTAAGACGAACAGGAAAAGCTCGCAAGCCGAAGACCCCTTTTTGACTCCGAAGTAA
- the LOC105393792 gene encoding mpv17-like protein 2, producing the protein MQSLGVTWRRVAANAFNTSSAKVRRIGKIAFSDKYLLYTNVSISVTLSSVGDLLQQQYEIFTKESEKVDTKRTTHMAISGATVGVLCHNWYKILDKFIVGKSVKMVSKKLILDQFIFSPVMLVIFFGTLALFEEEPLQNFKDELSDKFVTLYQAEWMVWPPAQIINFYFLPTRFRVLYDNTISLGYDVYTSKVKNSAPTKTKPLLEKAKLDKNASTSSTS; encoded by the coding sequence ATGCAGTCCTTGGGAGTGACCTGGAGGCGAGTAGCCGCCAACGCATTCAACACCAGCTCAGCTAAAGTAAGGAGAATTGGGAAAATAGCTTTCAGTGATAAATACTTGCTCTACACCAATGTCAGCATCTCCGTGACTCTCTCCAGTGTTGGGGACCTACTCCAGCAGCAGTACGAGATCTTCACTAAAGAATCAGAGAAAGTAGACACCAAAAGGACCACACACATGGCCATATCAGGAGCTACTGTAGGAGTCCTCTGCCACAATTGGTACAAAATTCTAGACAAATTCATTGTAGGCAAGAGTGTCAAAATGGTTTCTAAAAAACTTATCCTAGACCAATTCATATTTTCACCTGTAATgctagttatattttttggaacTTTAGCTCTCTTTGAGGAGGAACCTCTGCAGAATTTCAAAGATGAGCTCAGTGATAAGTTTGTGACTCTTTACCAGGCAGAATGGATGGTGTGGCCACCTGCTCAGATCATTAACTTCTACTTTTTACCCACAAGATTCAGAGTTTTGTATGACAACACTATTTCACTAGGCTATGATGTGTACACTTCCAAGGTAAAAAATAGTGCTCCAACGAAAACGAAACCACTGTTAGAGAAGGCTAAACTAGACAAAAATGCCAGTACTTCAAGCACATCTTGA
- the LOC105393791 gene encoding mpv17-like protein 2, with translation MTSKRFMLKLYDKFTHATQQAFSRKYLLYTNLFLSTSISVVGDSLEQQYELHQGDIEAFDGKRTAHMGFSGFTAGIICHNWYIYLDKIITGRTFGMLMKKLLLDQFICSPVVILSFFATVAIFEESPWKNFNDEVKDKFLTLYVAEWTVWPPAQLINFYFLPTKFRVIYDNTISLGYDIYTSRVKHSSRYNEAISAIKEHEHGDHINKSETKE, from the coding sequence atgaccTCTAAAagatttatgttaaaattatatgaTAAATTCACCCATGCCACTCAGCAAGCATTCAGTCGCAAATATCTGCTTTACACGAACTTGTTTCTATCCACTTCTATCTCGGTGGTGGGAGACTCGCTGGAGCAGCAGTATGAGCTGCACCAGGGAGACATTGAAGCTTTTGATGGCAAAAGAACAGCCCATATGGGATTCTCTGGCTTCACAGCGGGCATCATTTGCCACAACTGGTATATTTACTTAGACAAAATCATTACTGGCAGGACCTTTGGCATGCTGATGAAGAAACTATTGTTAGACCAATTTATTTGTTCACCGGTTGTGATATTGTCCTTCTTTGCAACTGTGGCCATATTTGAAGAAAGCCCTTGGAAAAACTTTAATGATGAAGTCAAAGACAAGTTCTTGACACTGTATGTAGCTGAGTGGACAGTGTGGCCCCCAGCACAGTTGATAAACTTCTATTTCTTACCTACAAAGTTCAGAGTTATTTATGACAACACTATATCTCTTGGGTATGATATTTACACATCCAGAGTGAAACACAGCAGTCGGTATAATGAAGCCATATCAGCCATTAAAGAACATGAACATGGGGACCACATAAATAAGTCTGAAACCAAAGAGTAA